One window of Epinephelus fuscoguttatus linkage group LG9, E.fuscoguttatus.final_Chr_v1 genomic DNA carries:
- the mospd1 gene encoding motile sperm domain-containing protein 1: MQQQHRQPELVEGSLPVFVFPTELVFYADEQTSHKQVLTLYNPYEFALKFKVLCTAPNKYTVVDATGAVKPQCCVDIVIRHRDVRACHYGVYDKFRLQVSEQSQRKALGRKEVTATLRPSASQEPPSPRPQDEERRIKEQFADSEFFEQTAFQTESRPVAGGPSLLTVLLGLVCMAALMLPTLGEQESTVPVYLHLSVNKKLVAAYVLGLLTMVILRT; the protein is encoded by the exons atgcagcagcagcatcgaCAGCCTGAGCTGGTGGAAGGAAGCCTTCCCGTGTTCGTGTTCCCCACTGAGCTCGTCTTCTACGCAGATGAGCAGACGTCTCACAAGCAGGTGCTCACCCTCTACAACCCCTATGAGTTCGCCCTCAAGTTTAAAG TGCTGTGCACAGCGCCAAACAAGTACACTGTGGTGGATGCCACCGGAGCTGTTAAACCACAGTGTTGTGTTGACAT AGTAATCAGACACCGGGATGTGCGTGCATGCCATTATGGGGTGTACGACAAGTTCCGACTGCAGGTGTCGGAGCAGAGTCAGCGGAAAGCTCTGGGTCGCAAAGAGGTGACGGCCACGCTCCGTCCCTCTGCCTCACAGGAGCCGCCCAGCCCCCGGCCCCAAGATGAGGAACGCAGAATCAAAGAGCAGTTCGCAGACAGCGAGTTTTTTGAACAGACTGCATTTCAGACAG AGAGCCGTCCTGTTGCTGGAGGCCCCAGTCTGCTGACGGTGCTGCTTGGGCTGGTGTGTATGGCCGCCCTGATGCTCCCGACCCTGGGGGAGCAAGAATCTACTGTGCCTGTCTACCTCCACTTAAGTGTTAACAAGAAACTTGTAGCTGCTTATGTTCTCG GTCTTCTTACGATGGTCATACTGCGCACATGA
- the pabir2 gene encoding protein FAM122B isoform X3: MVPSSPIRVPSTRLHQIKQEEGVDVMNRETAHEREVQAAMQMSQSWEESLSLSDNDLEKSASSSPKRIDFVPVSPAPSPTRGIGKKKQCFSPSLQILVSSNGLTPSPIPSPTRRFSRRSQSPINCIRASILGPMKRKGEMETESQPKRLFQGTTTMLSSDVSNLSDLSSCHSPDLLDGSLSSIGSSTDSPGKMEGVSPSSSSNSPFASLQDLSPK; this comes from the exons ATG GTCCCTTCATCACCTATTCGCGTCCCCAGCACCAGACTTCACCAAATAAAACAA GAAGAGGGAGTAGACGTGATGAACAGGGAGACTGCCCATGAGCG GGAGGTTCAAGCTGCCATGCAAATGAGCCAGTCATGGGAAGAAAGCCTTAGTCTG AGTGACAATGACCTGGAGAAGTCTGCATCTTCGTCTCCAAAGCGCATCGACTTTGTGCCTGTGTCGCCTGCCCCATCCCCGACCAGAGGGATAGGGAAAAAG AAGCAGTGTTTCTCTCCTTCACTACAAATACTTGTAAGCAGTAATGGCCTAACACCCAGCCCAATACCCAGCCCAACACGACGCTTCAG CCGACGGAGTCAAAGCCCAATCAACTGCATCAGAGCCAGCATACTTGGGCCGATGAAACGCAAAGGTGAG atggagacagagagtcaGCCCAAGAGGCTCTTCCAGGGTACCACCACCATGCTGTCCTCTGATGTCTCCAACCTGTCAGACCTCAGTTCCTG TCACTCTCCAGATTTGCTGGATGGCAGCCTCAGCAGCATCGGCTCCTCCACAGACTCGCCAGGCAAAATGGAGGGAGTGTCGCCCTCGTCATCCAGCAACTCGCCCTTTGCTTCCCTCCAGGATTTGTCCCCAAAGTAA
- the pabir2 gene encoding protein FAM122B isoform X1, whose amino-acid sequence MNWWRAALASKMNNSGVLPQEKMELDLEIPSSLVQTDGHLRRSNSAPMINGLSDNSQVFQREVLRSRRNSTTVVNRPNMVPSSPIRVPSTRLHQIKQEEGVDVMNRETAHEREVQAAMQMSQSWEESLSLSDNDLEKSASSSPKRIDFVPVSPAPSPTRGIGKKKQCFSPSLQILVSSNGLTPSPIPSPTRRFSRRSQSPINCIRASILGPMKRKGEMETESQPKRLFQGTTTMLSSDVSNLSDLSSCHSPDLLDGSLSSIGSSTDSPGKMEGVSPSSSSNSPFASLQDLSPK is encoded by the exons ATGAATTGGTGGCGGGCAGCGTTAGCTAGCAAAATGAACAATTCAGGAGTCCTGCCACAAGAAAAGATGGAGCTGGATCTGGAGATCCCATCTTCGTTAGTTCAGACCGATGGACACTTGAGACGATCCAACAGTGCACCCATGATAAATGGCTTAAG TGATAACTCCCAAGTGTTCCAGAGAGAGGTCCTGCGCAGCCGGAGAAATAGCACTACAGTTGTCAACAGGCCCAACATG GTCCCTTCATCACCTATTCGCGTCCCCAGCACCAGACTTCACCAAATAAAACAA GAAGAGGGAGTAGACGTGATGAACAGGGAGACTGCCCATGAGCG GGAGGTTCAAGCTGCCATGCAAATGAGCCAGTCATGGGAAGAAAGCCTTAGTCTG AGTGACAATGACCTGGAGAAGTCTGCATCTTCGTCTCCAAAGCGCATCGACTTTGTGCCTGTGTCGCCTGCCCCATCCCCGACCAGAGGGATAGGGAAAAAG AAGCAGTGTTTCTCTCCTTCACTACAAATACTTGTAAGCAGTAATGGCCTAACACCCAGCCCAATACCCAGCCCAACACGACGCTTCAG CCGACGGAGTCAAAGCCCAATCAACTGCATCAGAGCCAGCATACTTGGGCCGATGAAACGCAAAGGTGAG atggagacagagagtcaGCCCAAGAGGCTCTTCCAGGGTACCACCACCATGCTGTCCTCTGATGTCTCCAACCTGTCAGACCTCAGTTCCTG TCACTCTCCAGATTTGCTGGATGGCAGCCTCAGCAGCATCGGCTCCTCCACAGACTCGCCAGGCAAAATGGAGGGAGTGTCGCCCTCGTCATCCAGCAACTCGCCCTTTGCTTCCCTCCAGGATTTGTCCCCAAAGTAA
- the pabir2 gene encoding protein FAM122B isoform X2, which translates to MNWWRAALASKMNNSGVLPQEKMELDLEIPSSLVQTDGHLRRSNSAPMINGLSDNSQVFQREVLRSRRNSTTVVNRPNMVPSSPIRVPSTRLHQIKQEEGVDVMNRETAHEREVQAAMQMSQSWEESLSLSDNDLEKSASSSPKRIDFVPVSPAPSPTRGIGKKQCFSPSLQILVSSNGLTPSPIPSPTRRFSRRSQSPINCIRASILGPMKRKGEMETESQPKRLFQGTTTMLSSDVSNLSDLSSCHSPDLLDGSLSSIGSSTDSPGKMEGVSPSSSSNSPFASLQDLSPK; encoded by the exons ATGAATTGGTGGCGGGCAGCGTTAGCTAGCAAAATGAACAATTCAGGAGTCCTGCCACAAGAAAAGATGGAGCTGGATCTGGAGATCCCATCTTCGTTAGTTCAGACCGATGGACACTTGAGACGATCCAACAGTGCACCCATGATAAATGGCTTAAG TGATAACTCCCAAGTGTTCCAGAGAGAGGTCCTGCGCAGCCGGAGAAATAGCACTACAGTTGTCAACAGGCCCAACATG GTCCCTTCATCACCTATTCGCGTCCCCAGCACCAGACTTCACCAAATAAAACAA GAAGAGGGAGTAGACGTGATGAACAGGGAGACTGCCCATGAGCG GGAGGTTCAAGCTGCCATGCAAATGAGCCAGTCATGGGAAGAAAGCCTTAGTCTG AGTGACAATGACCTGGAGAAGTCTGCATCTTCGTCTCCAAAGCGCATCGACTTTGTGCCTGTGTCGCCTGCCCCATCCCCGACCAGAGGGATAGGGAAAAAG CAGTGTTTCTCTCCTTCACTACAAATACTTGTAAGCAGTAATGGCCTAACACCCAGCCCAATACCCAGCCCAACACGACGCTTCAG CCGACGGAGTCAAAGCCCAATCAACTGCATCAGAGCCAGCATACTTGGGCCGATGAAACGCAAAGGTGAG atggagacagagagtcaGCCCAAGAGGCTCTTCCAGGGTACCACCACCATGCTGTCCTCTGATGTCTCCAACCTGTCAGACCTCAGTTCCTG TCACTCTCCAGATTTGCTGGATGGCAGCCTCAGCAGCATCGGCTCCTCCACAGACTCGCCAGGCAAAATGGAGGGAGTGTCGCCCTCGTCATCCAGCAACTCGCCCTTTGCTTCCCTCCAGGATTTGTCCCCAAAGTAA
- the hprt1 gene encoding hypoxanthine-guanine phosphoribosyltransferase: protein MATSSPCVVISDEEQGYDLDLFCIPKHYASDLERVYIPHGLILDRTERLAREIMKEMGGHHIVALCVLKGGYKFFADLLDYIKALNRNSDRSIPMTVDFIRLKSYCNDQSTGEIKVIGGDDLSTLTGKNVLIVEDIIDTGKTMKTLLQLLKQYNPKMVKVASLLVKRTPRSVGYRPDFVGFEVPDKFVVGYALDYNEYFRDLNHICVISETGKEKYKA from the exons aTCAGCGATGAGGAGCAGGGGTATGACCTGGACCTTTTCTGCATACCAAAACACTACGCCTCTGACCTGGAGAGGGTTTACATCCCACATGGACTTATCTTGGACAG GACAGAGAGACTGGCCAGAGAGATCATGAAGGAAATGGGGGGGCACCACATCGTGGCCCTCTGTGTGCTCAAAGGGGGTTACAAGTTCTTTGCGGACCTGCTGGACTACATCAAGGCTCTGAACAGGAACAGTGACCGTTCCATCCCAATGACAGTGGACTTCATTCGCCTCAAGAGCTACTGT AACGACCAGTCGACAGGTGAAATCAAAGTCATTGGAGGAGATGACCTGTCTACACTGACAGGCAAG AATGTCTTGATCGTCGAG GATATCATCGACACAGGGAAGACGATGAAGACATTATTGCAACTCCTCAAACAGTACAATCCCAAAATGGTTAAAGTAGCAAG TTTGTTGGTGAAGAGAACACCAAGAAGTGTTGGCTATCGACCGGATT TTGTAGGATTTGAGGTGCCTGACAAATTTGTGGTGGGATACGCGCTAGACTACAATGAATACTTTAGAGATCTAAAT CATATCTGCGTCATTAGTGAAACAGGGAAGGAGAAGTACAAGGCATGA